Within the Trichoderma breve strain T069 chromosome 3, whole genome shotgun sequence genome, the region TCCATGGGCGACCGTCTATTCTACTGCATGCTCAACAGTGTGTTTGCTTTAGGTGCCCTCTTCAGCCCCAGGATGGGCCACAAGGACCGAGAGCAGTTGAGCCGCGGATTCTTTGAGCGTGCTAAGAAGCTCATGGATCTAGACATGCTCGCTGCAGGCAGTTTGGCTCTCGTGCAAACGTTGTTGCTCATGAGTCAGTACCTACAGAGCACAGAGATGTCGAGCACTTGCTGGAACATCGTCGGGCTTGCGGTGCGCGTCGCCCAGAATATTGGGCTGCACCACGACCCCAAAACCTGCAACCAGGGTTGCTGCCCATCACAGGCCCTTGACCAAGCGGAGACAGAGATGCGAAGACGGGCATGGGCGGGCTGTGTGTTGTTGGATCGGTAAGTGTCTATCTGCTACCCCCTCTCCGCACTCGGTTGGTGGCTGACCATGTATCAGAGTCCTCTGCTTGACGTACGGGCGGCCCTTGATTGTCCACGCGGCCATGTCGCAGAGCCATCTCGTCCTTCCAGTAGCCGTGGATGATGAATATTTGACGCGACTTCCGGACGCTCCAGGATCACAGCCGGATGAGACACCGAGCCTAACAGAATGTTATGTACAGACTGTTCAACTGCAAGATATCCTCGGCGAGATCCTGACCACGCTGTACCACTCGGATCCTAACCCAAGCCCGGGCTCCTCACTCAGCACTGGAGTAAAAAGTGTTGACTTCCACAAGCTCTTCGCCGTTGATAGTCTGCTTACAGCATGGCATAAAAGACTACCaccacatcttcaagctAGTCGGTATAAGAACAGCGGAGAGCCCCCTACTCTCAACCTATCAGATAGAAAGGTAGTGTACCGTAGACAGGCGATAGTCCTGGAGGTTAGGTATGTTAGCCAGTCCCTCAAACGTATGACACGACAAGTCAGTACTCACAAGTGTGGAAAGATATTTGCACGTTCATTTAATGATGCTCCGACCGGTTTTATCGGGCCTTTGTGACCCAGCATCGCAATCAAGTGAATTGGGCACAGGTTCCAtgcaagatgagatggtgcTCAAGGCAGCCAACCTATGCGTGTCTGGAGCACGAGAATTATTACAGCTGATTGAGGATAATATCTATTTCAAGACGGACGTCCTTTCTCCTCCGTGGTACACGGTCTTCTGTAAGTCCCTTCTGGCACTCTGTGGGTCGAAAATCGTGCTTATGTCCCTTTATAGATATACATAGCTGCGCCATGGTTTTTCTCATCAGTCTGCTATGCTCTCCGAAGCACATCCACTGCATGGACGAGGCCTCACTTCTCGAAGGACTGACTCGATGTTTCGCAGCTCTCAAACATTACCAGAGTCGAAGCCGTGCGGCGGGACGCTGCCGCAAGTTTCTCATCTCGGTGCAGCAAGAAGTCTTCCACTACCGGAGTCAGAACGGTTTGTCGTCTCCCTCTAAGTGTTAATATTACGGTCGTCAGGGTAACAAATATGAATGCAGGAGTAATGAACGATTTAGGTGTCCTAGAAACCCCCGGCACTGCAGTCATGCTGGGAGGTGAAAATAGCCATGTACGACCAGACCCTTCCATTTGGAACAAAGATCTACTCTCTCGGTCGGACATTATGCAGGAAGATGTGCGCTTTGATGAGCAGATTTGGATGTATAATACTCCTGATATTGCCTGGCTTACACAAGGATT harbors:
- a CDS encoding fungal specific transcription factor domain-containing protein, encoding MSPRSTAGSPEPGGTRKRRRTPLACDECRDRKRKCDGVKPVCGACRRRSITTCVWNEERVSKMWTNSYVEGLRARIRELESSQNLPSSQSAHSVLFPGLSPPEPANASPDMEMPQPMAQPTSPPADQTTKNLPPYYTDVQVEYRPAVNNNLPDSPKDLSHSLRSKPSPAYQDPDPDLDASSDSDDTDVNAMGVIAPLNSIGGRRNRRPSEYFGPSSTASLVDRARNAMGQQCRKHWSVLNNRPCSQCQHELVSALSPSCASSGRSHSLKTDSAVFGMTVPPREEADDLVENYWRWTHSLYPSIHRPSFEERYQAQPFAPAGLVFALGALFSPRMGHKDREQLSRGFFERAKKLMDLDMLAAGSLALVQTLLLMSQYLQSTEMSSTCWNIVGLAVRVAQNIGLHHDPKTCNQGCCPSQALDQAETEMRRRAWAGCVLLDRVLCLTYGRPLIVHAAMSQSHLVLPVAVDDEYLTRLPDAPGSQPDETPSLTECYVQTVQLQDILGEILTTLYHSDPNPSPGSSLSTGVKSVDFHKLFAVDSLLTAWHKRLPPHLQASRYKNSGEPPTLNLSDRKVVYRRQAIVLEVRYLHVHLMMLRPVLSGLCDPASQSSELGTGSMQDEMVLKAANLCVSGARELLQLIEDNIYFKTDVLSPPWYTVFYIHSCAMVFLISLLCSPKHIHCMDEASLLEGLTRCFAALKHYQSRSRAAGRCRKFLISVQQEVFHYRSQNGVMNDLGVLETPGTAVMLGGENSHVRPDPSIWNKDLLSRSDIMQEDVRFDEQIWMYNTPDIAWLTQGLYYEEHPENSL